The proteins below come from a single Propionispora hippei DSM 15287 genomic window:
- a CDS encoding class II fructose-bisphosphate aldolase, which translates to MLVNMKTLLQDAKKNQYGIPAANAWNESTVKAAIATAEARRSPLILALYPAMADILEFGAIAIPHASRAQVPVVVHLDHGQEFADAVKAVRAGFTSLMVDRSTCPFEQNVAEVREIVKIAHTLDMSVEAELGHVGKGSEYHRTKNDGLTDPGEAERFVAATGIDCLAVAVGTSHGLYSGTPEIHFDLLARLSQVVPVPLVLHGCSGTGDENLQKAIQYGITKLNLYTDLDQAGYAVLDQSFIQGKAANMLQAEAAMTAGYAAKLGYYMELFGSQQRV; encoded by the coding sequence ATGCTTGTAAATATGAAGACCCTGTTACAGGACGCTAAAAAAAATCAATATGGGATACCGGCTGCCAATGCCTGGAATGAAAGCACGGTGAAAGCTGCCATTGCCACAGCGGAGGCCCGGCGTTCACCGCTCATTCTGGCGCTTTATCCGGCTATGGCGGATATTCTGGAATTTGGCGCTATCGCCATTCCTCATGCCAGCCGGGCGCAGGTGCCTGTGGTCGTTCATCTGGACCATGGACAGGAGTTTGCCGACGCCGTAAAAGCGGTGCGCGCCGGATTTACCTCTCTTATGGTAGACCGGTCGACCTGCCCCTTTGAGCAGAATGTGGCGGAGGTAAGGGAAATCGTTAAGATCGCCCACACGCTGGACATGAGCGTAGAAGCCGAACTGGGCCATGTAGGCAAGGGCAGCGAGTATCACAGAACCAAGAATGACGGCCTGACCGATCCCGGTGAAGCGGAACGGTTTGTAGCGGCAACGGGAATTGATTGCCTGGCTGTGGCCGTGGGAACTTCGCACGGGCTTTATTCGGGAACGCCGGAAATCCATTTCGACCTTCTCGCCAGGCTCAGTCAGGTGGTGCCGGTGCCGCTGGTATTGCACGGCTGTTCGGGAACGGGCGATGAGAATTTGCAAAAGGCCATCCAATATGGCATCACCAAGCTGAATCTGTACACCGATCTGGATCAGGCAGGCTATGCGGTATTGGACCAGTCTTTCATTCAGGGAAAAGCGGCCAATATGCTACAGGCGGAAGCCGCCATGACCGCCGGCTATGCTGCAAAGCTGGGTTACTATATGGAATTGTTCGGTTCCCAACAGCGCGTATAA